Proteins encoded together in one Amblyomma americanum isolate KBUSLIRL-KWMA chromosome 1, ASM5285725v1, whole genome shotgun sequence window:
- the Spase25 gene encoding signal peptidase complex subunit Spase25, protein MASKRVQDAGDTSGAEKEAEKPIKIDKWDGSAVRNALDDAVKKVLTEKYCYVENHRLTDGRLAICSIAVGAAMFALLWDFLYPFPESRTVLIACVLSYFFLMGVLTLYTTFLEKGIFLVALQKDKTGFDPDSVWTVSSSLKRFDHIYHLQIHYKDGKTKKTREAKLEKSIASWFDENGTLIADLFEPEVCKLHNSLLSAKKDK, encoded by the coding sequence ATGGCGTCGAAACGCGTACAGGATGCCGGTGACACGTCAGGTGCAGAGAAAGAAGCTGAGAAGCCTATCAAAATTGACAAGTGGGACGGATCTGCTGTGCGAAATGCTCTGGACGACGCGGTAAAGAAGGTGCTCACAGAGAAATACTGCTACGTGGAAAACCACCGCCTCACCGACGGCCGGCTGGCCATCTGCAGCATCGCTGTTGGGGCTGCAATGTTTGCTCTTCTGTGGGACTTCTTGTACCCGTTTCCCGAGTCGAGAACGGTCCTCATCGCCTGCGTGCTTTCCTACTTTTTCCTCATGGGCGTCCTGACACTTTACACTACGTTCCTTGAGAAAGGCATATTTCTTGTGGCGCTGCAAAAAGACAAAACCGGCTTCGACCCCGACAGTGTCTGGACGGTGAGTTCATCGCTGAAGCGTTTCGACCACATCTATCACCTGCAGATTCATTACAAGGATGGAAAAACGAAGAAAACACGCGAGGCCAAGCTGGAGAAGTCTATCGCCAGCTGGTTCGACGAAAACGGCACACTCATAGCCGACCTTTTTGAGCCTGAGGTGTGCAAGCTTCACAACAGCCTCTTGAGCGCGAAAAAGGACAAGTGA